The genome window ATTCATAGTTCTTTTCATAACCTCCGTGCTTTCCATAAGTTCTTTCTATTCTCTGCGGCCAGAAAAAATAAGTTTGTAAAGAGGCACAGAGGGGGCTTCAGCCCGCTTTTTCTGCAATTAATAAATCACTTGTTTTATTGGTTGTCGATTGCCTAATCAGTAATTCACCTAAAAAACCGGCTAAAAATAACTGAACGCCCAGAATAATAGCTACTAATGCCAGAAAAAACAAAGGGTTATCGGTTACGTTGCGAAATTTGAGGTGCCGGGCAATGTTATATACTTTTTCGCCAATTAGGTAGAATGTGATTATTGTACCAACAAAAAAGGATAATGTACCAAGACTGCCAAAGAAGTGCATGGGACGTTTACCAAATTTGTGGACAAAAGCGATGACGAGCAAATCCAGGAAACCATTTACGAAGCGTTCCAGCCCGAACTTGGTAGTCCCGTATTTACGCGCCCGGTGCTGCACTATTTTTTCGCCAATCTTCTTGAATCCGTTCCAGTTGGCCACCACCGGAATATAGCGATGCATTTCGCCGTAAAGCGTGACGTTCTTCACTACTTTTTGCCGGTAAGCTTTCAGACCGCAATTGAAATCGTGCAGATAAACTCCCGAAATCTGGCGGGTGGCGGCGTTGAACAACTTGGTTGGCAGCGTCTTACTGAT of Tellurirhabdus bombi contains these proteins:
- a CDS encoding glycosyltransferase family 2 protein encodes the protein MTNEPLQLSVIIPLFNEDESLPELHEWIVRVVTEQKFSYEILFVDDGSTDNSWEVVQQLAARNPHVRGIRFNRNYGKTAALQTAFQACRGEVVITMDADLQDSPDEIPELYRMITQGGYDLVSGWKQKRYDPISKTLPTKLFNAATRQISGVYLHDFNCGLKAYRQKVVKNVTLYGEMHRYIPVVANWNGFKKIGEKIVQHRARKYGTTKFGLERFVNGFLDLLVIAFVHKFGKRPMHFFGSLGTLSFFVGTIITFYLIGEKVYNIARHLKFRNVTDNPLFFLALVAIILGVQLFLAGFLGELLIRQSTTNKTSDLLIAEKAG